One window from the genome of Carassius carassius chromosome 15, fCarCar2.1, whole genome shotgun sequence encodes:
- the LOC132157917 gene encoding nuclear pore membrane glycoprotein 210-like, protein MLVIEKAVWGVLLMSSLITLSKSTKLNVPKLLLPLSTRVPVNITLTAQRGCYKWVSSKPETVRVYPLSALSPPALLPLSSCSQQCLVSALSSPQAVPLRTVVQAQDPVTGHILRCDVTINRIESIQVVTTVRQIFTDDPPLQLSVRAFDSEGNTFSCLAGLKFNWWLAEESDAEQAVRFVRHHDAGYAPPPHILSLEDAGQRGDSVLLYGIHSGSALIKVSFLHPEHKHVEAASVTLFVIDRLHLSPVGDTYLLQGSTIRYTLWKTEQEGEMEVTLSEEGYGLDVDGYKGRMYDHDIISVEQETATVTALKLGHATLRVTHNNLPPQITSQLPRTSVYVVKPSYMTLGIEEEEDRWVLETGRQYCLTVHIHDNKGHVVHLSQNVVIVVEETEGLVTLESLSDPDCHLLKTIKKGKTLIQASLYSIVSEDGEYWPVVPPIRVQQEVEIYKPLTLQPSVIVFPWQPHNKLYQHNIQVEGGSGSVTWEVSDSEIATVTVKGLVIAGKRKGQAEIQVSDSRNILHKVVGKVMVVRPARLQLITQRGDCRVGDRIDIPFALWGIQDPPNICSQNSILFSETLNLQCGESLLEDRKLVFVTDCSQLSLHVQTEPAGIFTHMSGSLSPGAGFCGGVHMEALSRGHAVVTITVELEGCNISETTTLVAYSPLKSLVSEVLLSVGSSHVVIFEGGPQPWAAAPLRFFSDVEVQPERGVTVEALSPAEAMPARYAYQVTCTAVGQQWLVFRCGNTPGPLSEIPTVEESRVQVACGVPASLSLSLLSSPFSPSLVHYSCTQPHYPCGLLSVSSTRDATLQLSVFDQKGVQFDNYTSCSVRWTSSDPGLLSLSPQFTIKEADRLTEMRYKLHVFQAHGQTGAVTVNVTLTCPEMLTAPVSQCVNLRLVDDVQWTRHSVTLFNHPKVTEILTLIHGSGLFHVHLQDNQLASINQENSNVIQVSPLQTGSSVLMAHDLCLTSDPAVASFLVSDIKDFQIDFISTIEVKHSFVVRVRVLDSNNQPFLQHYLLLMNLMFIPSSSIISVEDMGPVDKYSVGFRVTGLTVGVVSLFLSAVDGHGRVISSSHKNVQVYPPFNLQPHKLTLAVGSVRQVKWEGGPHPQYGVKFSVSDSSIAVVTEIGLVRGVAVGVVKLRAALQTQNTEASPTFLQDEVEVEVFNLTAVRIQAPLVTLSVGTEMPVYVMGSDSSQNPLSLGSVESGLSFHWSLSKVGLLEIKPRHAQVGVSVSPSHSFSVMVRARAPGRTSFKVCVQLQQIDTSNTSLSDHLTDEIQILVFEEMQLTAGSPGSILMSPLSKYLLQSNKDSVCPVHYTFSQCVSGAGLVTIDNEGVLRTGPDTGLAILEVHAMDICGINQTLLISVEVSTAWFVRILTVSSVNSNSDRALPAFPLGWSIRIRALYYDNMGRQFQSHNIQTLVTANRNDLVQLIVDKDSPSFLVQTASPGLTVLRVQGDTTNPFLSDYTPLFVLPAIPEPTGLLRSGDVVCFSSPITDQQGRGGRWDVSSTEILQMNSETGVAFAKNSGMVVVYYRLEGGQQTFKEVTVEPASIPVSTPPADRLLTNWPEASEYTVRVDLNTSAANIGESFHTITSLSIHLSACLRTQSAPAALLSLPQSPHSIQSSLQLPYMPAFHCPVTKIKLSSQQPVAEITVFGTTDMLSTLRVQSDTPDIVLSDPVWSDEDPHRPPYFSLFNLTFPGSSNVYCKHFPVHRPFSTKAHCIGD, encoded by the exons ATGCTTGTGATAGAGAAAGCAGTTTGGGGGGTTTTGCTAATGAGCTCATTGATTACACTCAGTAAGTCGACTAAACTGAACGTTCCCAAGCTGCTGTTACCtctcagcactcgtgtgcctgtGAACATCACACTGACAGCACAGAGAGGATGCTACAAATG GGTGTCCTCTAAGCCTGAGACTGTCAGGGTGTATCCGCTCTCCGCTCTCAGCCCTCCGGCTCTGCTGCCCCTTTCCTCCTGCAGTCAGCAGTGCTTGGTGTCAGCTCTGTCCTCTCCCCAGGCTGTCCCTCTCCGTACTGTGGTCCAGGCGCAAGACCCCG TGACCGGTCACATTCTGCGCTGTGATGTCACCATTAATCGGATTGAAAGTATTCAGGTTGTCACAACCGTTCGGCAGATTTTTACCGATGACCCTCCCCTGCAGTTATCGGTCCGGGCATTTGACTCAGAAG GAAATACTTTTAGCTGTCTGGCTGGCTTGAAATTTAATTGGTGGCTGGCAGAGGAGTCTGATGCAGAACAGGCAGTGAG GTTTGTGCGTCACCATGATGCAGGGTACGCTCCCCCACCTCATATCCTGTCTCTAGAAGATGCTGGTCAACGCGGGGACAGTGTCTTGTTGTATGGGATTCACAGTGGCTCAGCACTTATAAAAGTGTCTTTTCTACACCCTGAACATAAG cacgTAGAAGCAGCCAGTGTGACTTTGTTTGTGATAGACAGACTGCATCTGAGTCCAGTGGGAGATACATACCTGCTACAGGGATCCACCATCAGATACACTCTGTGGAAAACAGAGCAAGAAGGAGAGATGG AGGTCACTCTGTCTGAGGAGGGATACGGTCTAGATGTGGACGGATACAAGGGCAGAATGTACGATCATGACATCATATCTGTTGAGCAGGAAACAGCTACTGTCACCGCCCTCAAGCTGGGTCATGCGACACTAAGGGTTACACACAACA ATCTGCCCCCTCAAATAACGTCCCAACTTCCTCGGACTTCTGTGTATGTGGTAAAGCCCAGCTATATGA CGTTGGGTATTGAAGAGGAAGAGGACAGATGGGTGTTGGAGACGGGGCGGCAGTATTGTTTGACTGTTCATATCCATGACAACAAGGGCCATGTAGTTCACCTGTCACAG AATGTGGTGATTGTTGTGGAGGAGACTGAGGGGTTAGTGACACTCGAGTCTTTGTCTGATCCCGACTGCCATCTCCTGAAGACCATCAAGAAAGGGAAGACTTTAATACAGGCCTCGCTTTATAGCATCGTCTCTGAG GATGGTGAATACTGGCCTGTTGTCCCACCAATCCGAGTGCAACAGGAAGTGGAAATCTACAAGCCTCTTACTCTTCAGCCCTCTGTCATTGTTTTTCCATGGCAACCCCACAATAAGCTGTACCAGCACAATATTCAG GTGGAAGGAGGAAGTGGCTCTGTGACGTGGGAAGTGTCTGATAGCGAAATTGCCACAGTTACAGTAAAAGGGTTGGTCATAGCAGGAAAGAGGAAGGGCCAGGCTGAAATCCAGGTTTCAGATTCCAGAAACATCCTGCACAAAGTAGTCGGGAAG GTAATGGTTGTGAGGCCTGCCCGGTTGCAGCTGATTACCCAGAGGGGCGATTGTCGTGTGGGGGACAGGATAGACATTCCCTTTGCTCTCTGGGGCATTCAGGACCCACCAAACATTTGTTCTCAGAACTCAATCTTGTTCTCCGAGACTCTCAATCTTCAATGCGGAGAGTCTCTTCTGGAGGACAGAAAGCTTGTGTTTGTCACAGACTGCTCTCAGCTCTCTCTACACGTCCAGACTGAACCTGCTGGCATCTTCACACACATGTCAG GATCTCTGTCTCCAGGTGCTGGATTCTGTGGAGGGGTCCATATGGAGGCTCTTTCTCGGGGTCACGCTGTTGTGACCATCACAGTGGAATTAGAGGGATGCAACATCAGTGAAACGACAACACTAGTGGCCTACAGTCCTCTCAAA TCTCTTGTGTCTGAGGTTCTTCTCTCGGTGGGTTCATCTCATGTGGTTATATTCGAGGGGGGGCCTCAGCCCTGGGCCGCGGCTCCCTTACGTTTCTTTAGTGACGTTGAGGTGCAGCCGGAGAGGGGTGTTACCGTGGAGGCATTGAGTCCAGCCGAAGCAATGCCAGCTCGATATGCATACCAAGTCACGTGCACCGCCGTGGGACAACAG TGGTTGGTCTTCAGGTGTGGTAATACTCCAGGTCCGTTAAGCGAGATTCCCACAGTGGAGGAGAGCAGAGTTCAGGTGGCGTGTGGCGTCCCCGCtagcctgtctctctctcttctctcctccCCATTCTCACCTTCATTGGTTCACTATTCCTGCACTCAGCCTCACTACCCCTGTGGACTG ttaTCTGTGTCCAGCACTAGGGATGCAACATTGCAGTTGTCTGTATTTGACCAAAAGGGGGTGCAGTTTGATAATTACACTTCCTGTTCAGTGAGGTGGACCTCCTCTGACCCTGGTCTTCTCTCACTGAGCCCTCAGTTCACAATAAAAGAGGCTGACAGACTAACCGAGATGCGATACAAACTGCATG TTTTTCAGGCCCACGGACAGACAGGAGCCGTGACTGTCAATGTCACTCTTACGTGTCCAGAG ATGTTGACAGCTCCAGTGTCTCAGTGTGTGAATCTGCGTTTGGTAGATGACGTACAGTGGACCAGACACTCTGTCACATTATTTAACCATCCAAAAGTCACA GAAATTCTGACTTTGATCCATGGCTCGGGTCTCTTTCATGTCCATCTACAAGACAACCAGTTAGCCAGCATCAACCAGGAGAACAGCAATGTAATACAG GTGTCTCCACTTCAGACTGGATCTTCAGTTCTGATGGCACATGACCTCTGTCTGACCTCTGATCCTGCTGTGGCCTCCTTTCTTGTCTCTGATATCAAAGATTTCCAGATTGACTTCATCAGTACT ATTGAGGTCAAACATTCTTTTGTAGTGCGAGTGCGTGTTCTGGACTCAAATAATCAACCATTTCTTCAGCACTACCTGTTGCTCATGAACCTCATGTTTATCCCTTCTTCATCCATCATTTCTGTGGA GGACATGGGGCCAGTGGACAAGTACAGTGTGGGATTCCGTGTGACTGGGCTGACAGTGGGCGTGGTCAGTCTCTTCCTCTCAGCAGTGGATGGACATGGGCGTGTTATAAGCTCCTCCCACAAGAATGTGCAAGTTTACCCTCCGTTTAATTTGCAGCCCCATAAACTTACTCTGGCAGTTGGAAGTGTGCGACAG GTGAAATGGGAGGGAGGGCCTCATCCTCAGTATGGTGTCAAGTTCTCAGTGAGTGACAGCTCTATCGCCGTGGTAACTGAGATAGGACTGGTCAGAGGCGTGGCAGTGGGTGTGGTCAAACTCAGAGCAGCTCTTCAGACACAAAATACAGAAGCATCACCTACCTTTTTACAG GATGAAGTGGAGGTGGAGGTGTTTAACCTGACAGCAGTGAGGATACAGGCTCCTTTAGTGACTCTATCCGTAGGAACAGAG ATGCCAGTTTATGTGATGGGGAGTGACAGCAGTCAGAACCCGCTATCTTTGGGTAGTGTCGAGTCTGGCCTTAGTTTCCACTGGAGTCTGAGCAAAGTGGGTTTGCTGGAGATCAAACCAAGGCATGCACAG GTGGGTGTAAGTGTGTCTCCCTCTCACAGTTTCTCTGTGATGGTGAGGGCCAGAGCTCCAGGAAGGACCAGCTTCAAAGTGTGTGTGCAGCTCCAACAGATAGACACCAGCAACACATCACTCTCTGATCATCTGACTGACGAGATACAGATACTG GTGTTTGAAGAGATGCAGTTAACAGCAGGAAGCCCAGGATCCATCCTCATGTCTCCTCTCTCTAAGTACCTCCTGCAGAGCAATAA ggactCAGTCTGTCCGGTCCATTACACCTTTAGCCAGTGCGTCTCAGGAGCAGGGCTTGTTACTATTGATAATGAAGGAGTATTGAGGACAGGGCCTGATACAGGCCTTGCTATTTTGGAGGTTCATGCCATGGACATCTGTGGTATCAACCAAACACTGCTGATCAGTGTGGAG GTGTCAACAGCATGGTTTGTACGGATTTTGACTGTGTCATCCGTGAACAGTAACAGTGATAGAGCACTTCCTGCCTTCCCTCTGGGCTGGAGCATCCGTATCAGGGCTCTATACTATGATAACATGGGACGACAGTTCCAGTCTCACAATATACAAACACTGGTCACAGCTAACAG AAATGACCTTGTACAACTGATAGTTGACAAAGACAGTCCGTCGTTTTTGGTTCAAACAGCATCACCCGGTCTAACTGTTTTGAGGGTGCAGGGAGACACTACAAACCCATTTCTGAGCGATTACACCCCTCTGTTTGTGCTGCCTGCCATCCCAGAGCCCACAGGACTCCTGCGCTCTGGGGACGTCGTCTGTTTCAGCTCTCCCATTACAGACCAGCAGG GTCGGGGAGGCAGATGGGATGTGTCATCAACTGAGATCCTTCAAATGAACTCTGAGACCGGAGTGGCATTTGCAAAGAATTCTGGGATGGTAGTGGTTTACTACAGGCTAGAAGGGGGACAGCAAACCTTCAAAGAG GTAACAGTGGAGCCTGCGTCCATTCCTGTATCCACTCCTCCTGCTGATAGGCTCCTCACTAACTGGCCTGAAGCTTCAGAATACACCGTCAGAGTGGATCTGAACACCTCTGCTGCCAACATAGGTGAGTCCTTTCACACCATCACA TCTctctccatccatctgtctgcctgtctgcggACTCAATCAGCCCCAGCTGCTCTGCTGTCGCTTCCTCAGTCACCACACTCTATTCAGTCGTCGCTTCAGCTCCCGTACATGCCAGCCTTCCATTGTCCCGTCACTAAGATCAAACTTTCCTCCCAGCAGCCTGTGGCTGAAATCACAGTGTTTGGCACAACAGACATGCTCAGCACACTGAGG GTTCAGTCAGACACCCCAGACATTGTGTTATCTGATCCAGTCTGGTCAGATGAAGACCCCCACCGTCCTCCTTATTTCAGTCTATTCAACCTTACATTTCCTGGATCAAGTAACGTCTACTGCAAGCATTTCCCTGTACACAGACCTTTCTCCACAAAAGCACATTGTATTGGTGACTAG
- the rps27.2 gene encoding 40S ribosomal protein S27.2 yields the protein MLLLKLVRYFLPLLSSPVHMRRVFPPPPLFGCCSSVANMPLAKDLLLPTPEEEKRRHKKKRLVQSPNSYFMDVKCPGCYKITTVFSHAQTVVLCVGCSTVLCQPTGGKARLTEGCSFRRKQH from the exons atgcttttattaaagtTAGTGAGGTATTTCCTGCCCCTGCTCTCGAGCCCCGTTCATATGCGCCGCGTATTTCCGCCGCCCCCCCTTTTCGGCTGCTGCTCCTCCGTCGCCAACATGCCT CTCGCGAAGGACCTACTGCTGCCAACGCCagaggaggagaagaggagaCACAAGAAGAAGCGTCTCGTACAGAGTCCCAACTCTTATTTTATGGATGTCAAATGCCCAG GCTGTTATAAGATCACTACAGTGTTCAGTCACGCACAGACAGTGGTCTTGTGTGTAGGATGCTCTACAGTACTGTGCCAGCCCACCGGAGGAAAGGCCCGCCTCACAGAAG GATGCTCGTTCAGGAGAAAGCAGCACTAG
- the rab13 gene encoding ras-related protein Rab-13, giving the protein MAKKYDFLFKLLLIGDSGVGKTCLIIRFAEDDFSSTYISTIGIDFKVKTVEVEGKKVKLQVWDTAGQERFKTITTAYYRGAMGIILVYDITDEKSFENIQNWMKSIKENASAGVSQMLLGNKCDIEAKRKVSKEIGEKLAKEHGIRFFETSAKSSINVEESFAALARDILLMSNKKPGPTDREVKITSTEKKSSKCLLL; this is encoded by the exons ATGGCAAAGAAATACGACTTCCTCTTTAAATTATTGCTTATCGGCGATAGTGGTGTTGGCAAGACCTGCTTGATCATCCGTTTTGCAGAGGACGATTTTAGTTCAACGTACATATCAACCATCG GTATTGACTTCAAAGTGAAGACCGTTGAGGTTGAGGGAAAGAAAGTCAAACTGCAAGTCtg GGACACAGCAGGACAGGAGAGGTTTAAGACCATCACTACTGCATACTACAGAGGGGCTATG GGCATCATCCTTGTGTATGACATCACTGATGAAAAATCCTTTGAGAATATTCAGAACTGGATGAAGAGCATCAAAGAA aatgcatcagCAGGTGTAAGTCAGATGTTACTGGGTAACAAGTGTGATATTGAGGCCAAAAGGAAAGTGTCAAAGGAGATAGGTGAGAAG cTCGCAAAGGAACATGGTATTCGATTCTTCGAGACTAGTGCAAAATCGAGCATCAACGTTGAGGAG TCTTTTGCTGCTCTTGCACGAGACATTTTGCTGATGTCAAATAAGAAGCCG gGTCCCACTGATCGTGAGGTTAAAATTACCAGCACAGAGAAAAAGTCATCCAAATGTCTTCTTCTTTAG